A genomic stretch from Thermonema lapsum includes:
- a CDS encoding CpsB/CapC family capsule biosynthesis tyrosine phosphatase gives MWFGFWRSTHRHEKDLLSWIRHQIGADLHAHWLPAIDDGAKTFSEGANMLTLMQEMGWHTAVATPHILYPHYPNTPDSIAVTYEAMKTKLSSTSSLLPRTAYAAEYFADEYFFEAVKQDKPLLCFGERYVLMELPVFQQPQFLPSLLFELRRRAYVPVLAHPERYFYLGPALIELWHRYDGLLQLNLLSLLEHYGAGARKQAEALLKEGMADFVATDAHHVRHLQALWKLPSVSAWKLLQRHTFKNSLCLL, from the coding sequence ATGTGGTTTGGATTTTGGAGAAGCACCCATCGTCATGAAAAAGATTTGTTGTCTTGGATTAGACACCAAATAGGAGCTGACTTGCATGCCCATTGGTTGCCTGCCATAGACGATGGCGCAAAGACCTTTTCAGAAGGTGCCAACATGCTTACATTGATGCAAGAGATGGGCTGGCATACGGCAGTAGCTACTCCTCATATCTTGTATCCCCATTACCCCAACACTCCCGACAGCATTGCTGTCACCTATGAGGCAATGAAAACCAAGCTTTCTTCTACTTCTTCTTTGCTGCCCCGCACCGCTTATGCTGCCGAATATTTCGCAGATGAGTATTTTTTTGAAGCAGTCAAACAGGATAAACCCTTGCTTTGTTTCGGAGAACGATACGTCTTGATGGAGTTACCCGTTTTTCAGCAACCACAATTCCTTCCTAGTCTTTTGTTTGAACTGCGACGAAGGGCATACGTTCCTGTTTTGGCGCATCCGGAGCGCTACTTCTACTTGGGACCTGCACTCATAGAGCTGTGGCATCGCTACGACGGCTTGCTTCAATTGAACCTGCTTTCTCTGTTGGAGCACTACGGCGCAGGCGCGCGCAAGCAAGCAGAAGCTTTGCTTAAAGAAGGAATGGCTGATTTTGTAGCTACTGACGCCCATCATGTCCGTCATCTGCAGGCTCTTTGGAAACTGCCTTCCGTATCTGCTTGGAAGCTGCTGCAGCGTCATACTTTTAAAAATTCGCTTTGCTTGCTGTAA
- a CDS encoding polysaccharide biosynthesis tyrosine autokinase, whose protein sequence is MKEEELKSIAHYQSHTYEFESPSHKQEEASVDWAKLRLILRRHWWSIFLFPLLGLLGGYFFLRYTKPTYQAEATLKLIPKIEAQFSPLGNVMRQEWDNLIAGELEVIRSPLIYSRIVELLPLRVSYHAEGRILEKELYRLSPFEVVEYEISDAAWYECKIYFEYLGDKKYRLKVKRQDVWQQYSGVLGKPLTVDGMRLLLKANTEEKTLQDINTPLYFIFHSDSYLYNYLQQNLEARIANQAAKVIQLSFRDYEPYKAYEIIKKAVQAYTAVSIDIKNKANKQKEQWLETKIQETEAELGILEKEIEDFIISNKSQDIGNDLGQYVQAIKDLTKEKTLLEEQLSALRKVEQMLDDTTSRPYIFFFAAIEDDFITQSLIKINELKQQQAQLRLSVNENTLAYQKGSMQITALKEQSRAYIYEKRRYLLSQLFKINRQIELSESEFAGIPSRNRSFNKLQQKYSLIEKYYNELLNQKIQLGLAAAGTVPDFEVLSEPKVPGQPIAPNRRMIYLASLGTGVVLSLLWLVLQYVLHNTIESIQDLERLTHLPVLGSLPKSRKKDMDVSRILVNDNPKSFVSEAFRTIRTNLDFMLPPSSKTVNRFRNTAIAISSTISGEGKTFTTLNLGAIIAMSGLKVILVDLDLRKPRLHLSLNLPNHSGASTLLSGQHSLKECTYSTEVPNLYAIPAGPIPPNPSELILNDAFISLLEALKETYDVVILDTPPVGLVTDGMLIMKHADLRIFVLRASYSKRAFVKRIEQSLKAHHLLKTGLVLNAVDIKEQGYGYGYGYYDEESQRHSFWQRLKQRLR, encoded by the coding sequence ATGAAAGAAGAAGAACTGAAATCTATCGCTCATTACCAGTCTCATACGTATGAGTTTGAGTCTCCATCACATAAGCAAGAAGAGGCTTCTGTTGACTGGGCTAAGCTTCGGTTGATTCTACGACGACACTGGTGGAGCATTTTTCTTTTTCCTTTATTGGGGCTTTTGGGAGGTTACTTTTTTTTGCGCTACACCAAGCCTACCTATCAGGCTGAAGCCACTTTGAAGCTTATCCCTAAGATAGAAGCTCAATTTTCCCCATTGGGCAATGTTATGCGGCAAGAGTGGGACAACCTGATAGCTGGGGAGCTGGAGGTCATTCGCTCGCCTCTTATTTATAGTCGCATCGTAGAGCTCTTGCCGTTGAGGGTGAGTTATCATGCCGAGGGGCGCATCTTGGAAAAAGAACTATACCGGCTCTCTCCTTTCGAAGTAGTAGAGTATGAAATCAGCGATGCCGCATGGTATGAATGTAAAATTTATTTCGAATACTTAGGAGATAAAAAATACCGCTTGAAAGTAAAACGGCAGGATGTGTGGCAGCAATACAGTGGGGTGTTGGGCAAACCCTTGACTGTCGATGGCATGCGCTTGCTTCTGAAAGCAAATACTGAGGAAAAGACCTTACAAGATATAAACACGCCTTTGTACTTTATTTTTCATTCAGACAGTTATCTGTACAACTACCTTCAGCAAAACTTGGAAGCACGCATTGCCAATCAGGCAGCCAAGGTAATTCAACTCTCCTTTAGAGATTATGAGCCTTACAAAGCCTACGAAATTATCAAAAAGGCGGTACAGGCATACACTGCTGTAAGTATAGACATTAAGAACAAAGCAAACAAGCAAAAAGAACAGTGGCTTGAAACGAAGATACAAGAAACGGAAGCTGAGCTAGGAATCCTTGAAAAGGAGATAGAGGACTTTATCATATCCAACAAGTCGCAAGACATAGGCAACGACCTTGGGCAATACGTTCAGGCAATTAAGGACTTGACCAAAGAAAAAACCTTGCTTGAAGAGCAGCTATCGGCACTTCGTAAAGTAGAGCAGATGCTCGACGATACCACTTCGCGTCCTTATATTTTCTTTTTTGCTGCCATCGAAGACGACTTTATTACTCAAAGCTTGATAAAAATCAATGAGTTGAAGCAGCAACAAGCGCAGCTACGTCTGTCGGTCAATGAAAATACGCTGGCATACCAAAAAGGCAGCATGCAAATCACGGCACTGAAAGAGCAGTCGCGTGCATATATTTATGAAAAGCGTCGCTATTTACTGTCGCAATTGTTTAAAATTAACCGTCAGATTGAGCTTTCAGAGTCTGAGTTTGCAGGCATTCCTTCCCGTAATAGGTCTTTCAATAAACTGCAGCAAAAATACTCACTTATTGAAAAGTACTACAACGAATTACTTAATCAGAAAATTCAATTGGGGTTGGCAGCTGCCGGTACTGTTCCTGACTTTGAGGTGCTGTCCGAGCCCAAAGTACCCGGTCAACCTATAGCGCCCAATCGGCGCATGATTTATCTGGCATCGTTAGGGACAGGCGTGGTGCTTTCCTTATTGTGGCTTGTGTTGCAGTATGTGTTGCATAATACCATTGAGTCTATACAAGACCTCGAGCGCCTCACCCACCTGCCTGTGCTTGGTAGCTTGCCCAAGAGCCGTAAAAAGGATATGGATGTATCGCGCATTTTGGTGAATGACAATCCCAAATCCTTTGTGAGTGAGGCATTTCGGACAATACGTACCAACCTTGATTTTATGTTGCCGCCTTCTTCAAAGACAGTGAACCGTTTTCGAAATACAGCCATTGCTATTTCCTCCACGATTAGTGGCGAAGGCAAAACCTTTACTACGTTGAACTTGGGGGCTATCATTGCTATGTCCGGTTTAAAAGTAATTTTAGTTGACTTAGACCTTCGAAAACCGCGACTACACTTGTCTTTGAACCTGCCTAACCACAGTGGCGCCAGTACACTATTGAGTGGGCAGCACAGCCTCAAGGAGTGTACCTATTCTACCGAAGTGCCCAATCTGTACGCTATTCCCGCAGGTCCTATACCGCCCAATCCCTCCGAGCTGATTTTGAATGATGCTTTTATCTCGCTTTTAGAAGCGTTGAAAGAAACATATGATGTGGTTATTCTCGATACACCGCCGGTAGGCTTGGTAACCGATGGTATGTTAATTATGAAGCATGCCGATTTGCGCATATTCGTCTTGCGGGCTTCCTACTCCAAGCGTGCTTTTGTCAAGAGAATTGAACAAAGTTTGAAGGCTCACCACCTTCTTAAAACTGGTCTGGTGCTTAATGCCGTCGATATTAAAGAGCAAGGTTACGGCTATGGCTATGGTTACTATGATGAAGAAAGCCAGCGACACTCTTTTTGGCAGCGTCTAAAACAAAGACTACGGTAA
- a CDS encoding polysaccharide biosynthesis/export family protein: protein MRALGIGLCLLLLFTSCGVYRQSLLLQVKQDHIYDTLLQKRYEAENNYVLRPYEEIQLRVYSNEGEEIQVIDALSGMRQQGAVNQQMFQTQQGFWVYRIQADSTVLLPLVGRQKLAGYTLVQADSLLSVAYNAYYKGAFVKINPTSRRVVVFRGQEATVLPLKYEGMTLLEVLAEAGGINNQLRATNIRLVRGDLQNPNVYVIDLTTIEGMRRINMQAYPNDILYVEPLRRPFLEAFKDVSPVVSMITGLSTFIISTLLLIRQF from the coding sequence ATGAGAGCGTTAGGAATAGGACTCTGCCTGTTGCTGTTGTTTACCTCTTGTGGGGTATATAGGCAAAGTCTGTTACTGCAGGTAAAACAAGACCATATCTACGATACTCTGTTGCAAAAACGCTATGAGGCGGAGAACAACTATGTTTTACGTCCTTATGAAGAAATTCAACTGCGGGTATATAGCAACGAAGGGGAGGAAATTCAGGTAATAGATGCGCTGAGTGGAATGAGGCAGCAAGGAGCCGTCAACCAGCAAATGTTTCAGACGCAGCAAGGCTTTTGGGTTTATCGCATTCAAGCCGACAGCACAGTGCTACTGCCTTTAGTAGGGCGGCAAAAGCTGGCAGGTTATACGCTCGTGCAAGCCGACAGCCTGTTGTCTGTGGCTTATAATGCCTACTACAAAGGGGCTTTTGTGAAGATAAACCCCACCAGTCGGCGGGTGGTGGTCTTCCGTGGACAGGAAGCTACAGTGCTTCCGCTGAAATATGAGGGCATGACTTTGCTTGAAGTGCTTGCCGAAGCCGGTGGCATAAACAATCAACTGAGAGCGACCAACATACGCTTGGTGCGTGGCGACCTGCAAAACCCCAATGTCTATGTTATTGACCTCACAACCATAGAAGGCATGCGGCGTATCAATATGCAGGCATATCCCAATGATATTCTTTATGTTGAGCCGTTGCGTCGTCCTTTCCTCGAAGCATTCAAAGATGTATCGCCTGTAGTGAGCATGATTACTGGTCTGAGCACTTTTATCATCAGCACACTTTTGCTTATTCGTCAGTTTTAA
- the rfbC gene encoding dTDP-4-dehydrorhamnose 3,5-epimerase, which translates to MIVKPTTIEGVYEIYPRVFEDERGYFLESFQLEKLREQGIDVPFVQDNQSFSKKGVLRGLHLQLPPYEQDKLIGVVWGSVIDVVVDVRPGSPTFGRWEAFRLDAREHKRLFVPKGMAHGFVTLEDTVFVYKCSEYYHPEAEGGIVWNDPALAIDWGTASPIVSAKDQQLPTFEEFCEKLLPKIKEFYAL; encoded by the coding sequence ATGATTGTAAAACCGACTACTATTGAAGGGGTTTATGAGATATACCCTCGTGTATTTGAAGACGAAAGGGGATATTTCCTCGAGTCTTTCCAATTGGAAAAATTGCGTGAACAGGGTATTGACGTACCTTTCGTACAGGATAACCAATCCTTTTCAAAAAAGGGCGTCTTGCGAGGGCTGCATCTGCAGTTGCCACCCTACGAACAAGATAAGCTGATTGGAGTTGTTTGGGGCAGTGTCATCGATGTAGTGGTGGATGTTCGCCCCGGCTCACCCACTTTCGGGCGCTGGGAGGCTTTTCGTTTAGATGCCCGTGAGCATAAACGCTTGTTTGTGCCCAAAGGGATGGCTCATGGTTTTGTTACGCTCGAAGACACCGTCTTTGTTTATAAATGTAGTGAGTACTATCATCCGGAGGCAGAGGGTGGCATCGTATGGAATGACCCTGCGCTGGCGATTGATTGGGGGACGGCTTCGCCTATTGTGTCGGCAAAAGACCAGCAGCTACCTACCTTTGAAGAATTCTGCGAAAAACTGCTGCCCAAAATCAAAGAATTCTATGCCTTATGA
- a CDS encoding glycosyltransferase family 4 protein: MRSIYKIAMVANSSWNLAHFRAPLIQHFLAQDKEVWAIAPMDESSQRLKAWGVRCLPLQMQAKGVNPWQDGHTLWQLYTYYRKHRFDVALHFTVKPNLYGSVAARWAGVRSVCNVSGLGTVFLHNTPATRIARWMYRLMLPAADWVFFQNQEDRQLFLQRRLVQAERSGLVPGSGVDTDYFALTPLPTARPFTFLLIARALYDKGIVEFVEALRLLRQKYALEVRGVLLGKIAEQPTKVDIPRKQVDAWVKAGDIEYAGVVEDVRPLIAAADCVVLPSYREGSSRALLEAAAMGRPLIATDVPGCNNIVLEGVNGFLCKPADSSSLAMSMKRMMDLSVEQRKAMGIAARQRVETLFDTRLVIEAYERVLQYLNTLQ, encoded by the coding sequence ATGCGTTCCATATACAAGATAGCGATGGTTGCCAATAGCAGCTGGAATTTAGCACATTTTCGCGCACCTCTGATTCAGCATTTTCTTGCACAGGACAAAGAGGTGTGGGCTATTGCGCCTATGGATGAGAGTAGCCAGCGGTTGAAAGCGTGGGGGGTTCGCTGCCTACCTTTGCAAATGCAAGCCAAAGGGGTGAATCCATGGCAAGATGGGCACACCCTATGGCAGTTGTACACTTATTATCGCAAGCATCGCTTCGATGTGGCTTTGCATTTTACGGTAAAGCCTAATCTTTATGGTTCGGTGGCTGCCCGCTGGGCGGGGGTGCGCTCGGTGTGCAACGTATCGGGCTTGGGTACGGTCTTTCTGCACAATACGCCCGCCACGCGCATAGCCCGTTGGATGTATCGTTTGATGCTGCCCGCAGCAGACTGGGTTTTCTTTCAAAATCAAGAGGACCGCCAACTCTTTTTACAGAGGCGTTTGGTACAGGCAGAACGCTCCGGGTTGGTGCCCGGCTCGGGGGTCGATACTGACTACTTTGCGCTTACGCCTTTGCCTACTGCTCGCCCTTTTACTTTCCTTTTGATTGCACGCGCCCTTTACGACAAAGGGATAGTAGAGTTTGTGGAAGCCCTGCGTTTGTTGCGCCAAAAATATGCGCTTGAGGTGCGTGGGGTCCTCTTGGGTAAAATAGCTGAGCAGCCTACAAAAGTCGATATTCCGCGCAAGCAAGTCGATGCTTGGGTGAAAGCAGGTGATATAGAATATGCCGGTGTTGTAGAAGACGTGCGCCCGTTGATTGCTGCTGCTGACTGCGTGGTATTGCCTTCCTATCGTGAAGGTAGCTCGCGAGCGCTGCTTGAAGCTGCTGCTATGGGGCGCCCCCTCATTGCTACCGATGTGCCGGGATGTAACAACATCGTGTTAGAAGGCGTAAACGGTTTCTTGTGTAAACCTGCCGATAGCTCTTCCTTGGCAATGAGTATGAAACGCATGATGGATTTATCGGTAGAGCAGCGAAAAGCGATGGGTATTGCTGCGCGCCAGCGGGTAGAAACCCTCTTCGACACACGCCTTGTGATAGAAGCCTATGAACGGGTACTGCAATATCTAAACACTTTACAATAG
- the hflX gene encoding GTPase HflX — MIDNLKELKQNESAVLVALQTPKQSREKVEEYLDELAFLAQTLSIDVKERFTQRLERPDARTFVGKGKLEEIKQYVEEHQIDTIIFDDELSPSQVRNLEKYFNRRIYDRNLLILYIFWQRAQTAQAKTQVELAQYEYLLPRLTGLWSHLERQRGGTGTRSGAGEKEIETDRRIVKQKIALLKKKLEKIDKQNQTRRKQRHNMVRVSFVGYTNVGKSTLMNLLTKSDLLAENKLFATLDSTVRKVVWEGIPFLIADTVGFIRKLPATLVESFKSTLDEVREADILVHVVDITHPSFDEQIEVVNQTLRELGAADKDVLLVFNKVDALPEEKQELPLLLQQSHWVGKVRSIVSVSALQKQGIDELRSKLLSIVKEHFYQIYPNYLNTH, encoded by the coding sequence ATGATTGATAATCTCAAGGAATTAAAACAAAATGAAAGTGCCGTTTTAGTTGCACTACAAACCCCCAAACAAAGCCGCGAAAAGGTAGAGGAGTATTTAGACGAGCTGGCATTCTTAGCCCAAACCCTTTCTATTGATGTTAAAGAGCGCTTTACGCAACGGTTAGAACGCCCCGATGCCCGCACCTTCGTAGGGAAGGGCAAGTTAGAGGAAATCAAACAGTATGTTGAAGAACACCAGATAGACACCATCATATTTGACGATGAGTTAAGCCCTTCGCAAGTACGCAATTTGGAAAAGTACTTCAACAGGCGCATTTACGACCGCAACCTGCTTATTCTTTACATATTCTGGCAAAGAGCCCAGACAGCCCAAGCCAAAACCCAGGTGGAGTTGGCGCAGTATGAATATCTGCTGCCCCGCCTCACCGGTCTTTGGAGCCACCTGGAGCGCCAACGGGGCGGCACTGGCACACGTAGTGGCGCCGGCGAAAAAGAAATAGAGACCGACCGGCGCATTGTCAAGCAAAAGATAGCCTTGCTCAAAAAAAAGCTGGAGAAAATAGACAAGCAAAACCAAACCCGCCGCAAACAACGCCACAACATGGTGCGCGTGAGTTTTGTGGGATACACCAACGTGGGCAAATCTACCCTCATGAATCTACTCACCAAAAGCGACTTGCTGGCAGAGAACAAACTTTTCGCCACACTCGACTCTACCGTGCGCAAAGTAGTATGGGAGGGCATTCCCTTCTTGATTGCCGACACCGTGGGGTTCATACGCAAGCTGCCTGCTACCTTGGTCGAGAGCTTCAAGTCCACATTGGACGAAGTGCGTGAAGCCGACATACTAGTACATGTGGTGGACATCACACACCCCTCTTTCGACGAACAAATAGAAGTAGTCAACCAGACCTTGCGCGAACTTGGTGCTGCCGACAAGGACGTACTGCTGGTATTCAATAAAGTGGATGCTCTGCCCGAAGAAAAACAGGAATTGCCTCTTTTGCTTCAGCAAAGCCACTGGGTCGGCAAGGTACGGAGCATAGTGTCGGTCTCGGCGCTGCAAAAACAGGGCATCGATGAGCTGCGCAGCAAGCTGCTGTCAATCGTAAAAGAACACTTCTACCAAATCTACCCCAACTATTTAAATACGCATTAA
- a CDS encoding 7TM diverse intracellular signaling domain-containing protein, with translation MLFLLLCGCQKKQNITTRAQVEVHYVVVSADSLRSSEAVAQATLPWKPLPTKGINLGILHNKELWLKIAVSLPESEESWGIAIGNAFLDEVLFFKEDRLHRRWQPCWDSSAWRSYVSLFPQCVIQEPTARFLVNVRSETPLIVPFYCLPMRELSKKESTYFLFYGFFVGFVALLLLMACWAWWYLKERIYFYFVILLLGAGAALTLSGGVLFWWLPFSWTSAKLLLNTAIGVWVIGAVGLVRAFLPREHLPRWVSICFKAYWGVGWFFLWASWLFLSSQLAFIGGSLAVPMNIIITYAIWLSWRRGERVLLFLMIGWGVYTLCISLYVVTAMMGNGWFFAQHPWAVVSLILQSLFFVLALFHRYSLWQTAHMRERLTVEEEKARMYQDISNHLQKELKEKLASIKQQKEEIEMQNEELLQQSTQLLEQREHIEKQLHEIKRLNAELEQRVAARTTELQASNERLLRYARQVEDYAFALAHNLRAPLARIMGLAQLIEMKSEEQGGAAADVSVDTLIQSIVKSAYEADEVLHDLNEIVAIRAQGIVNMQLVSMPELVHEVIQYLQTIYRVPFSFKEDYRTSLVFANRGYLREVLISILDNSFRFRNSARELHIVVRVFQSSTEYYAIEIEDNGLGLDVATFRAKLFHPYQVFHAQSGRGIGLYVAYVKVEAMGGSIEIDGKPNEGLRVRILLPIKK, from the coding sequence TTGCTTTTTTTGTTGTTGTGTGGTTGTCAGAAAAAACAAAATATTACGACGCGGGCACAGGTGGAAGTGCACTACGTGGTTGTGTCGGCAGATAGCCTTCGAAGTAGCGAGGCGGTAGCACAGGCAACCCTGCCATGGAAGCCGCTGCCAACCAAAGGTATCAATTTAGGGATACTTCACAATAAAGAATTATGGTTGAAGATAGCTGTGAGCTTACCAGAAAGTGAAGAGTCTTGGGGAATAGCTATAGGGAATGCCTTTTTGGATGAAGTACTTTTTTTCAAAGAAGATAGGCTACATCGGCGGTGGCAGCCATGCTGGGACAGTAGTGCTTGGCGTAGCTATGTATCCTTATTCCCGCAGTGTGTGATACAAGAACCTACGGCTCGTTTTCTGGTGAATGTGCGTTCCGAAACCCCTCTGATAGTGCCGTTTTATTGTTTGCCTATGCGGGAGCTAAGCAAGAAAGAATCGACTTACTTCTTGTTTTATGGATTTTTTGTAGGCTTTGTTGCTCTGTTGCTGCTGATGGCTTGTTGGGCATGGTGGTATTTAAAGGAGCGAATATACTTTTATTTTGTCATTTTGCTGCTGGGGGCTGGTGCAGCGCTTACCCTTAGTGGAGGAGTTTTATTCTGGTGGTTACCATTCTCTTGGACAAGCGCTAAGTTATTACTCAATACAGCAATAGGTGTTTGGGTTATTGGTGCTGTAGGTTTAGTGCGTGCTTTTTTGCCCCGCGAACACTTACCGAGATGGGTAAGTATTTGCTTTAAGGCTTATTGGGGGGTTGGATGGTTTTTTTTGTGGGCAAGTTGGTTGTTCCTCTCCTCGCAGCTTGCTTTTATAGGAGGCAGCCTTGCCGTGCCGATGAACATCATCATCACTTATGCCATATGGCTTAGCTGGCGGCGGGGCGAGCGTGTGTTACTATTCTTGATGATAGGGTGGGGGGTATATACTTTGTGTATAAGCCTTTACGTTGTAACGGCAATGATGGGCAACGGATGGTTTTTTGCCCAGCATCCTTGGGCAGTAGTCAGTCTTATTTTGCAAAGTTTATTTTTTGTGCTGGCTTTGTTTCATCGTTATAGTTTGTGGCAAACAGCCCACATGAGAGAGCGCTTAACAGTGGAGGAAGAAAAGGCAAGGATGTACCAAGACATAAGCAATCACCTTCAGAAAGAGCTGAAGGAAAAATTGGCAAGTATAAAGCAGCAAAAAGAAGAAATAGAGATGCAAAACGAAGAGCTTTTGCAACAAAGTACGCAGCTATTAGAACAGCGTGAACATATAGAAAAACAGTTGCATGAGATAAAAAGGTTGAATGCTGAATTAGAGCAGCGTGTAGCCGCGCGCACTACCGAGTTGCAAGCTTCTAATGAGCGCTTGCTCAGATATGCTCGCCAAGTGGAAGATTATGCTTTTGCTTTGGCACATAATCTGCGAGCACCCTTGGCGCGTATTATGGGCTTGGCACAGCTTATAGAGATGAAAAGCGAAGAGCAAGGAGGGGCTGCCGCGGATGTTTCAGTAGATACCCTGATTCAATCTATAGTGAAATCTGCGTATGAAGCGGATGAGGTATTGCACGATTTGAATGAAATTGTGGCAATACGAGCGCAAGGGATTGTAAATATGCAGCTGGTCTCGATGCCGGAACTTGTGCATGAGGTGATTCAGTATTTACAAACAATTTACAGGGTGCCCTTTTCTTTCAAAGAAGACTACCGAACAAGTTTGGTATTTGCCAACAGGGGGTACCTTCGCGAGGTGTTGATAAGCATTCTGGACAACTCTTTTCGTTTCCGCAATTCTGCGCGTGAATTGCACATTGTTGTTCGAGTTTTTCAAAGCTCAACAGAATATTATGCCATAGAAATAGAAGACAACGGCTTGGGTTTAGATGTTGCTACTTTCAGAGCCAAACTATTTCACCCTTATCAAGTCTTTCATGCACAATCTGGCAGAGGCATAGGTTTGTATGTGGCATACGTGAAAGTGGAAGCCATGGGAGGCAGCATCGAAATAGATGGCAAGCCCAATGAAGGGCTGCGGGTACGTATTTTGTTGCCAATCAAAAAATAG